Sequence from the Pleomorphomonas sp. T1.2MG-36 genome:
TGCGTCGCCGCCGTCGTCTACACCTTCGATCACGAAAAGCGCGAGCTGGCGCGACGGCTCGCGGCGGTCCACCACCACCATCATGACCTGTCGCTCGCCACGACCCACGTCCACCTCGACGAGGCCAACTGCCTGGAGGTGACGCTGCTCAGGGGGCGGGCGGGCGAGATCAGCCATTTTGCCGAGCACCTCACCGCCGAGCGCGGCGTCCGTTACGGTCGCCTCGTGGTCGTGCCGCTCGAAGGAAAGGGTGAACGCGCCGCGCCGCATGGCCACACGCACGACGCATCCGGCTGAGCGAAGCGTCGAACAGGGCGACCTTAGCCTTTTACCGTATTGCGCAAGTATGATGATTTTGTATTTTCGTCATACCAACACAAGACGGAAAGACCAATGCGCATCTTCATCGCCGCTGCCACTCTGATCGCCCTCACAGCCCCGGCGCTAGCCCACTTCCAGGAAATCCTGCCATCGGAAGATGTGTTGCCCGATGGTGGCAAGGTCACGGTCGATCTCGTCTTCACCCACCCGATGGAACGTGGCCCGACCATGGACATGGCCAAGCCGACGCGCGTCGGCGTCGCCACGGAAAATGGCATCGAGGATCTTTCGGGAACCCTTGTCGAAACCCCGATCGACGGCAAGCAGGCGTGGCGCTTTGCGCGCGACATCGCCGAGCCGGGTGCCCAGGTGCTGTTCGTCGAACCCAAGCCCTACTGGGAGCCGGCCGAGAACAAGTACATCGTCCACTATGCCAAGGTCGTGGTGGATGGCTACGCCTCCGGTGACGGCTGGGACCGCCTTGTCGGTTTGCCGGTGGAGATCGAGCCGCTCGTTCGGCCGACCGGTATCTGGACCGGAAACCTGTTCCGGGGCGTCGTCCTCAAGGACGGCCAGCCGGTGCCGGGAGCGGAGGTCGAGGTGGAGTGGGTGAACGACGGCTCTGTGACGCCCCCCAACGAGGCCTTCATCACTCAAGTCATCAAGGCCGACGACATGGGCGTCTTTTCCTACGCGATGCCGAGGGCGGGATGGTGGGGATTCGCCGCGTTGATCGATGGTCCCGAGGCTCAATCCCCGGACGGCAAGCCGGCCTCCACCGAACTCGGCGCGCTGATGTGGGTGAAGGCGACCGACATGGGCGGGACGAAATGACGACCGGACGCGAGGCCTGACATGGCGCATATCCCCGACGGTGTCCTGTCGCTGCCGGTTCTCGCCGTCGGCACGCTGGCCGGCGCGGGCGGCCTCTGGCTTGGCGTTCGCCAGCTCGGCGATCGCGACATCCCGCGAACGGCCTTGCTTGCCGCCGTGTTTTTCATCGCCTCGTCCCTGGCCTTCCCGCTCGGGCCAACCTCCGTTCACCTGCTGCTCGGCGGGCTGATGGGACTCATGCTCGGCTGGAAGGCGTTTGCGGCCATCTTCGTCGGCCTGCTGCTTCAGGCTCTGCTGTTCGGCTTCGGCGGGCTGACCGTGCTCGGCGTGGATCTCCTCAACATGGCCTTGCCGGGTGTCCTGCTCGCCATGGCCGTCCGTCCGTTCATCGGTGTCGGTCACCCTGCCCGCTCGGCAGCTCTCGCCGGCCTCGCGGCCGCGCTTTCGGTTCTCGTCACCGCCAGTCTGGTCGGTATGGAAATCGCCGTGTCGGAACCGGCATTCGCACCCGCCATCGGCGTGATGGCGGTGGCGTATCTGCCGCTTTCCGCCATCGAAGCCTTGGTGACGGCTTTTGTGACGCTCTATCTTCTCAAGGTGAAACCGGAGATGATCGGAGCATCCCCCCTCATCGGAACCAGCCCGTGATCCGCAGCCTCGCTACCGCTCTCGTCGCCCTTGCCTGCCTCGCTTCGCCGGCCGAAGCGCATCGCCTCAAGCTGTTCGCCCAGGTGACCGGTGAAACCATTGCCGGCTACGGCTTCTATATCGGCGGTGGGCGCCCGGAGGGCGCCGATCTGGTGGTGGCGACGCCGGACGGCAAGGAGGTGAGTCGCCTCAAGACCGGAGTGGACGGTGGGTTCAGCTTCACGCCGCCAACGCCCGGTCGTTATAAATTGACCCTGGCCGGCGGCGACGGCCACCTGGCCAGTGTCGACATTTCGACCGACGGAACGCCAGCCGCCGGACGGGAGGTCAAAGCGCCTTCATCGGCGACAACCGCTCTTCCGGACGACATTGATGCCCGGATCGCCAAAGCGGTCGATGCGGCGGTCGCGCGGCAGATCCGCCCGCTCATGGAGGCCTATGACGCCGCCGACGGACGCGTCCGCTTCAACGACCTGATCGGCGGCCTTGGCTGGATCGTCGGTCTCGCCGGTCTTTGGGCGTGGTTCCGTTCGCGCCGGAGCGGCCATGGCAGTTGATGCGGCTGACGCCACCGCCCACGCTTCATGTCTGGACCGGCTCGACACGCGGACACGCGTCGTTGTCGCCGTGATCCTCGTTCTGGCGCTCGTCAACCTCAAGTCATGGACGCTGCTCGGCCTGGCGCTCCTTCTCGGCCTGGGGCTGACCGGACTTGCCGGCGTTTCGGCGCGGCAGACGGCCCGCCGCCTGCTGCACATCGAAGGCTTTCTGCTGATCCTGTTCATCGCGTTGCCGCTGCTGACACGGCTCCCTCCGTTCATCGAGATCGGCCCGCTCAGCCTGTCCCTGCCCGGTCTCGAACGGGCGATCACGCTGGTTCTTCGCATCAGCGCGGCCGCGCTGGTCGTGTTGCCGCTGGTTTCGGGCCTGACGCCCATCCGTCTTGGGCATGCTCTCGGCCGCCTCGGTCTTCCGGCGCGTCTCGTCCAGGTCTTCCTGTTTGCCATCCGCTACATCGAGCTTCTGCGCGCCGAGGCACGGCGCCTTCACGACGCCATGCGTCTGCGCGGCTTCGTACCGGGGACCAACGTCCACACCATGAGAAGTTACGGCCATTTCATCGGCCAGTTGCTGGTCCGGGCCGTCGAGCGCGCCGAGCGGGTGAACGAGGCGATGCGCTGCCGGGGCTTCGCAGGGCGGTTTCCGCTTGTTACGCTGGAACGCTTCGGGATCGTCGACCTGGGGACGGCCGGACTGGCCGGCCTTCTCGTCGTCGGCGCCCTTCTCGTGGATCGGCTTTGATGACCATACCTCTCGATCTCTCCGGCGTCAGTGTCCGGCGCAACGGCCGGCTGGTGCTCGACCGGGTCGATCTGCGTCTCGAAAGCGGCGAACGGCTGGCGCTGGCCGGTGCCAATGGAGCCGGCAAGACCACACTGCTGCGTGCCATCGTCGGGCTGGAAGCGCTGCATGCCGGCGAACTGGTGGCCTTCGGCCGCCCTCGACGCGAAGAGAATGATTTCCGCGACCTGCGCCAGCGGATCGGTTTCCTGTTTCAGGATTCGGACGACCAGCTGTTCGCACCCACCGTCATCGAGGATGTGGCCTTCGGCCCGCTCAATCTCGGATTCACGCCGGCTCAGGCACTCGAGCGTGCCAGGGCCGTGCTGGCCGACCTCGACCTCATGTCGCTCGAAAGGCGCGTCACCCATCATCTGTCCGGCGGCGAGAAGCGGCTGGTGGCGCTGGCGGGTGTGCTCGCCATGGATCCGGACGTGCTGCTGCTCGACGAGCCGACCAACGCGCTCGACGAGGCCCACCTCGATCGCCTCACCGCCATCCTCGCCGACCTGCCGGTGGCGATGATCCTGGTGTCGCACGACGCGCACTTCCTATCGACGCTGTCGACGCGGGTAGTGCTGCTCGAAGACGGCCGACTGAAGCCGGCGGTGGCACACAGACACCAGCACCGGCACGACCACGTGCACTTCCATCCGGTCGACGAGGACTGAAGCATCGGACCGAAAATTGGGAACCGGTTTTCGGGAGTTCCGATGCGCCAACAAGAAACCAAATCGCCGTACGTCCTGAAGGACGCGAGGCGATTTAGTCCACCGGCTCGTCGACGAGGCCGGTCACCGGCGCCGTCGAGCCGCGCACAATCAGCCGGCCGGACAGCATCACCTTGCGCGCCGGAGCCTTGGGCGTCTTCAGCCGATCGAACAGCAAGGTCATCGCCATGCGGCCGATGTCGCCAACCGGCTGCTCGATCACCGTGAGGCCCGGCCCGACCAACTCAGACCAGGTTTCGTTGTCGAAACCGGCGATGGCAACGTCGTCGGGCGTTCTCAGATCCAGCCGCCGCATCGCCTTGACGACGCCCAGCAGCATCAGGTTGCTGGAGGCGATGACGCCGTCCGGCCTGTCGGGGCGGGAGAACACCTTGAGGATCTCGCGCTCGGCGGCATCGGCATTGGGAGCCACGAAGAAGGCTTCCGACGACAGGCCGAGCGACGCGGTCGTCGAAATATAGCCGAGGTGGCGGTCGACGGCGGTCGACGAAGTGTTGCCGAACAGACCGACGACGCGGCTGCGCCCGATGGCATGCAGGTGGCGAACCAGAGTCGCCGTCGCCTGATGATTGTCGAGAACGACGCTGTCATGGCGGCCGATCGGCCCGCCGCGATCGACCAGGACCACCGGAAACGGCAGATCATCGTCGGCCAGGCGCTCCAGGCTGCCGCGAGTCGGAGCCCAGATCAGGCCGGTGACGCGCTCCTCCTCCATGAGGCGCAGATACATCGCCTCGCGGTCGGCGCTCTCGTCGGTGTTGCACAGGATCACCCGCATGCCCGAGCGATAGGCTTCGTCCTCGACCACCCGGCTCAATGCCGTGAAGAACGGACTGCGGATATCGGCCACCATCAGACCAATGGTCTGGGAATGCTGGGAGCGCAATCGGCGAGCCGAGAGGTTGGGACGATAGCCGGTCGCCGCGATAGCTTTTTCCACCCGCTCGCGCAGTTCCGGGCTGACCGGGCCGTTGCCGAAGACGCGCGAGACGGTGGCTACCGACACTCCCGCCCGCTGCGCCACGTCCTTGATACTAGTTGCCATTTTTCAAAGGTCCCACGACCTCGCCCGCACTTTCCGATGGCGTCCTCCCCGCCCTGAAAGCCACTGAAAAGGATTACATGAAGCTTGCTCAGCGGCACCAATTTGAAATCAGTAGTTTTTCTGATAGGATTCTCGAACGGTTTAGCAGCCCCGGGGAACAGCGTGGCCAAACGCCCCGGAACTCGTCGATTTCACCTTTTCTATCAACGCCTTTTAGAAGAATTTTGGCCGGTCTGTAGTACCACTACGCACAGAGGACTTAATCGGTTCAAGACTTGACCACCGGACTGAAAACGATCCCATATGCAACGGGACAAAACAAAGCGGACTGCCGAAAGGCCTCCGCACCCGCCTCGCCCTAAGGGTCAGACAGCCCGGCCGGCCCAACGCCAGACGATGGCGTCCGCCGGCAGAACGAACAAAATGCCTTCGGGACGAATGCTTGGAAGACAGGAGAAGAACATGCCCATCAACAGCCCGGCAGACCTCGACGCGCTGGTTTCCCGCGTCAAGCGCGCCCAGCAGATCTATGCGACGTTCTCCCAGGAGCAGGTCGATCTGATCTTCCGTCAGGCAGCCTTCGCCGCCGCCTCGGCCCGAATCCCGCTCGCCATGCAGGCGGCCGAGGAGACCGGCATGGGCGTGGTGGAAGACAAGGTCATCAAGAACCACTTCGCTTCCGAATACATCTACAACAAGTACAAGGACGAGAAGACCTGCGGCGTGCTCGAGGAAGACGAGCTCGGCGGCACGATCACCATCGCCGAGCCGATCGGCCTCATCTGCGGCATCGTCCCGACCACCAACCCGACGTCGACCGCCATCTTCAAGGCGCTGATCTCGCTCAAGACCCGCAACGGCATCGTCTTCTCCCCCCACCCGCGCGCCAAGAAGTCGACCTGCGCCGCCGCCAAGCTGGTGCTTGACGCCGCCGTCGCCGCAGGCGCCCCGGCCGACATCATCGGCTGGATCGACACTCCGTCCGTCGAACTCTCCAACGCCCTGATGCGTCACCCCGACGTCAACCTGATCCTGGCCACCGGTGGCCCGGCCATGGTCAAGGCGGCCTACTCCTCCGGCAAGCCCGCCATCGGCGTCGGCGCCGGCAATGCGCCGGTGGTCATCGACGAGTACGGCGACATCAAGCGCGCCGTTGCCTCGATCCTGATGTCCAAGACCTTCGACAACGGCATGATCTGCGCCTCCGAGCAGGCGGTGATCGCCGTCGACAGCGTCTATGACGCGGTGCGCGAGCGCTTCCAGAGCCATGGCGGCTACATCCTGAGCGGCAACGAACTCGGCGCCGTTCGCAACGTGGTGTTCCCCGGCGGCCACCTGTCTCCGGACGTCGTCGGCCAGTCGGCCGTCAAGATCGCCGCGTCCGCAGGCATCGCCGTTCCCGCCGACACCAAGATCCTTATCGGCGAAGTGGACAGCGTCGAGGAGAGCGAGCCCTTCGCTCACGAGAAGCTGTCGCCGACGCTGGCTCTCTATCGTCGGCCTGACTTCGAGGCTGCCGTCGACGCCGCCGCCGCGCTGGTCGCGCTTGGTGGCATCGGCCATACCTCGGTGCTCTACACCGACCAGGACGGCCACAAGGAGCGCGTCGCCGCCTTCGGCGACAAGATGAAGACGGCCCGTATCCTCATCAACTCCCCGTCCGCCCTCGGCGGCATCGGCGATCTCTACAACTTCAACCTGGCGCCCTCTCTGACGCTCGGTTGCGGCAGCTGGGGTGGCAACTCGATCTCCGACAACGTCGGTCCGAAGCACCTCATCAACCGCAAGACCGTCGCGAAGCGAGCCGAAAACATGCTCTGGCACAAGCTCCCCAAGTCCATCTACTTCCGCCGCGGCGCCATCGCCGAAGCGTTCAAGGACCTCGAGGGCAAGAAGCGCGCGCTGGTGGTCACCGATCGCTTCCTGTTCCTGAACGGCTATGCCGATGGCGTCATCGAACTCTTGAAGACCCATGGCATGGACGTCGAGACCTACTATGACGTCGAGGCCGATCCGACGCTCACCGCCGTCCGCAAGGGCACCGAGCGCGCCATGTCCTTCAAGCCGGACGTCATCGTCGCCTTTGGCGGTGGTTCGGCCATGGACGCGGCCAAGATCATGTGGGTGATGTACGAGCATCCGGAAGTTCACTTCGAGGATCTCGCGCTGCGCTTCATGGACATCCGCAAGCGCATCTACAAGTTCCCCAAGCTGGGCATCAAGGCCGAGCTGGTCGCCATTCCGACCACCTCCGGCACGGGCTCGGAAGTGACGCCGTTCGCCGTCGTCACCGACGACTCCACCGGCATGAAGTATCCGCTGGCCGACTACGAGCTGACGCCGAACATGGCGATCATCGACGCCAACTTCGTCATGCACATGCCGAAGTCGCTGACCGCCTTCGGTGGTATCGACGCCGTCACGCATGCTCTCGAAGCCTATGCCTCGGTGCTGGCCAACGAGTACTCCGACGGGCAGGCCCTGCAGGCCCTGAAGCTGCTCAAGGAGTATCTGCCGGCCGCCTACAAGGAAGGCGCCAACGACCCGATCGCTCGCGAAAAGGTGCATAACGGCGCCACCATCGCCGGCATCGCCTTCGCCAACGCGTTCCTGGGCGTCTGCCACTCCATGGCCCACAAGCTCGGCGCGGCCTTCCACCTGCCGCACGGCCTGTCCAACGCGCTGCTGATCTCCAACGTGATCCGCTACAACGCCAACAACAACCCGACCAAGCAGACGGCCTTCTCGCAGTATGATCGTCCGAAGGCCCGGGCTCGTTATGGCGAAGTCGCCCAGCACCTGGACCTGGGTGGCGAGCGGACGCAGCAGCGCGTCGACAACCTGATCGCCTGGGTTGAAGACCTGAAGAAGCAGCTCGACATTCCCGCGTCCATCCAGGCCGCTGGCGTGTCGGAGACCGACTTCCTCGCCAAGGTCGACAAGATCGCCGTCGAGGCCTTCGACGATCAGTGCACGGGCGCCAATCCGCGCTTCCCGCTGATCTCGGAGCTGAAGCAGATCCTGCTCGACAGCTTCTACGGCCGGCCCTACGTCGAATCCACCGAACGGGCGGAAACGGCTGAGGCCCAACCCGCCGAGGCCGCCAAGCCTGCCAAGGGCAAGAAGGCAGCCGAATAAGGGCCGGTTATCAGCGAACGGAGGCGGGGCAACCTGCCTCCGTTTTGCTTTGGGAGGCCTTCAAACCTTCTGAAGTGACAACCGGAGGTCATCGGCGTACACGGGAGCCATCCGGCTTTCCGGAGCGATTTTTGTGAAGACCGCAAGCTTCTTAGCGAAGAGACTCCGGCTTCTCGAAATATAAACAGCCCAACTGGGAGATGAACATGGCAGTAAAGGTCGCCATCAACGGCTTTGGTCGTATCGGTCGTAACGTTCTGCGCGCGATCGTCGAGTCCGGCCGCAAGGACATCGAGGTCGTCGGCATCAACGACCTGGGTCCGGTCGAGACCAACGCCCACCTGATCCGCTTCGACAGCGTTCACGGCCGCTTCCCGCATGAAGTGACGACTGGCGCCGACTGGATCGACGTCGGCACCGGCAAGATCAAGGTCACCGCCATCAAGGACCCGACCACGCTGCCGTGGGGCGAGCTGGGCGTTGACGTGGCGCTTGAGTGCACCGGCATCTTCACCGCCAAGGACAAGGCGTCGATGCATCTGACGGCCGGCGCCAAGCGCGTTCTGGTCTCGGCCCCGGCCGACGGCGCCGACCTGACCGTCGTCTACGGCGTCAACCACGACAAGATCACCAAGGACCACATCGTCCTGTCGAACGCCTCGTGCACGACCAACTGCCTGTCGCCGGTCGCCAAGGTTCTGAACGACGTCATCGGCATCGACACCGGCTTCATGACGACGATCCACAGCTACACGGGCGACCAGCCGACGCTCGACACGCTGCACAAGGACCTCTACCGCGCCCGCGCCGCTGCCCTGTCCATGATCCCGACCTCCACCGGCGCCGCCAAGGCCGTCGGCCTGGTGCTGCCGGAACTCAAGGGCAAGCTCGACGGCGTCGCCATCCGCGTGCCGACCCCCAACGTGTCGGTCGTCGACCTGGTCTTCAATGCCAAGCGCGCCACCTCGGTCGCCGAGATCAACGAGGCCATCAAGGCCGCCGCGACCTCCGGCCCGCTGAAGGGCGTCCTCGGCTACACCGATCAGCCGAACGTGTCGTCGGACTTCAACCACGACCCGCATTCGTCGATCTTCCACCTCGACCAGACCAAGGTCATGAACGGCACCCTCGTCCGTATCCTTTCCTGGTACGACAACGAGTGGGGCTTCTCGAACCGCATGGCCGACACCGCCGTCGCCATCGCCAAGACCCTCTGAGACAACCGGATTTCCCGGCATCCCGGACCCCGCCCGCAAAGGCGGGGTCTTTTTTCTTTCCGCGTATGGCCGCAAGGCTGCCTTGCGACGGCACGACGGAAGCGGCGCTTCCCCTCGAAGCACCCTTGCGTGTATACGAAGGCAACGCTGGCGAGGACTTTCCCTTAAGGGCCAAACCGAAGGGGATCGTCCGGCCAGACGATTCACGGTCGACAGACGTCAAGGAGCAGACATGAGCGCGCCGGCAACCTCTCGAACGGGCAGCAACCCCAAGATCCGCCAGCGCCAGACCAAAGTGGTCGCCACGCTCGGTCCCGCCTCCGGGACCATCGACGTGATCCGCGACCTGGTGGCGGCCGGCGCCGATGTGTTCCGGCTCAACTTCAGCCACGGCGCCCATGAGGAACATCGCGCCCGCTTCGACATGCTTCGGCAGGTCGAGACCGAAACCGGTCGACCGATCGCGGTGATGGCCGATCTCCAGGGGCCGAAGCTGCGCATCTCCACCTTTGCCGAAGGCCCGGTCGACCTTGTCGAAGGGCAGACCTTCCGTCTCGACCTGTCGACCGAGCCCGGCGACGCCAATCGCGTCGGCCTGCCCCATCCGGAAATCTTCGCCGCCCTCAAGCCGGACACCGACATACTGCTCGACGACGGCCGCGTCCGTCTGCATGTGGTGAGCTGCGCCGACGACCATGCCATCACCACGGTGGTCAGCGGTCGCGCGCTGTCCAACCGCAAGGGCGTCAACGTGCCGGACGTCGTGCTGCCGCTGTCGGCGCTGACGCCCAAGGACCGGGCCGATCTCGCCTTCGCGCTCGATCTCGGCGTGGATTGGGTGGCGCTTTCCTTCGTCCAGCGACCGGAAGACCTTGTCGAGGCAAGGAACCTGATCGGAGATCGGGCGGCCCTGCTGGCCAAGATCGAGAAACCCCAGGCCATCGACACCCTGAACGCCATCATCGATCTCGCCGACGGCGTCATGGTTGCCCGCGGCGATCTCGGCGTCGAGATGCGCCCGGAGGACGTGCCGACGCTGCAGAAGCGCATCATCCGCGAGGCGCGCCAGGCCGGCAAGCCGGTGATCGTCGCCACGCAGATGCTGGAGTCGATGGTCACCAATCCCGCGCCGACCCGAGCCGAGGCGTCCGACGTCGCCACTGCCGTGTTCGACGGCGCCGACGCGGTGATGCTCTCGGCCGAGACGGCCGCCGGCGCATATCCGGTCGCCGCCGTCTCCATCATGGACAGCATCGCCCAGCGCGTCGAGCATGACCCGCTCTACCGCCAGATCATCGAGGCGCAGCGTCTGCCCTTCGGCCCGGAAACCTCGTCCGACGCCATCACTCACGCCGCCAAGCAGATCGCCGGCGCGCTCGACGCCAAGGCGATCATCACCTTTACCGCCACGGGTTCGACCACGCTGCGCGTCACACGCGAGAGGCCGGGCGTGCCGGTGCTCTGCGTGACGCCGAACCTCATCAAGACGCGCAAGCTGATGCTCGCCTACGGCGTGCTGGTGATCCCGAGCCAGTTGTTCCGCCGCTTCCAGGACAAGGTGAACAGCGGCGTCGCGCTGGCCCGCGAACTCGGCATCGCCACCTTCGGCGACACGCTGGTGGTGACCGCCGGCGAAGGCGTGCCGGGGTCGACCAATCTTTTGCGCATCGTCACCGTCGGCGAGGCGTCCTTCTGAGCCAGGGCAAATGCCACCTGGACCAATGAGCACGGCGCCGGATGCTTTCGGCGCCGTTTTGCGCAGTGCGAGCAGGTACCGAGTGCGCGCCTTATCGTCAGCGGGGCGCGATCCAGCAGCGCACGGACGATCGCAGCGTCATCAGCAGAAGAAACCTGCGTAATTCTCTCCTCTTTACATTTGCACGCCAGCCGGTATCGCTGGCGCCGAATAAGTTGAACTGGAGATACTTCAATGGCGGACAACGCGCCCGGACAGGCCAACACCATCCTCGGCCTCGATGCCTATGCTCCAGCCGAAATCCAGGACAAGGTCGAGAAGCTCGGCATCAAGAAGGCTCGCATGCCGGCATTGGCCAGCGCGGCATTGGCCGTGGTGGCCGGTGGATCGATCGGCCTCGGCGCTTTGTTCTTCGGCATCGTGCTGGCCGACCCGACGCTTGGCTTCGCCGCCCAGCGCCTTCTCGGCGGCCTCGTCTTCACCCTTGGCCTGGCGCTGGTGATGATCGGAGGAGCCGAGCTGTTCACCGGCAACTGCCTGATCGTCATGGCCTGGGCCAATCGCCAGCTCGCCACGCGCGAGGTCCTGCGCAACTGGGCGATCATCTGGCTCGGCAATCTCGTGGGGGCGCTCGGCCTCGTCTTCCTCGTCTACATGGCGCACACGGCGGCGCTCAACAACGACGGCTTCGGCAATGGCATGATCAAGCTGGCCGTCGGCAAGGTGGCGCCGGATGCCGTGACCATCTTCTTCAAGGGCGTGCTCTGCAACATCCTGGTCTGCCTCGCCGTCTGGCTCAGCTACGCCGGCAGGTCGGTAACCGACAAGCTGTTCGGCATGGTGCTGCCGGTCACGGCCTTCATCGCCGCCGGCTTCGAGCACTGCGTCGCCAACATGTTCATCCTACCCTACGCCTGGATTCTGGTACAGACAGGCCATGCGCCCGAGGGTGTCGACGTGTCGGTGCTGACCCTCACGGCCATCGTCCACAACATCATCCCCGCCACGCTCGGCAATATCGTCGGTGGCGGTGCGTTCGTCGGCGGCATCTATTGGCTGGTCTATCGCAAGGCACTCGGTGGCCTGACGCCTCTGTCCGCCACAGAGCCGCGCAAAGCGCAGGGCAGATCCGCCCGAAACGGATAACCAATTGGAATTGTTCGCCCGCTCGGCGCTGCATGTCGTGCAACGCTGCTCCGCAAGCCTGCATGGCTGAGACAGACGGACCGACACGATCATGAGGGGCCCTTCGAGGCCCCTCTCTTTATGGTTGCAGCCCACAGATCCCCTTGAGACAAGCCGAGGACAGCCGGGATGGGAATGCGAGGCATTCTCCCGATCTCAAAATCGGCTGTTTCTCTTCATGTTTTCAAAAGTAGCACTATTTGGCCAATTTCTAAAAGGTTTCAATTTTCTATCCGCTTTTGCGGGCCTTGA
This genomic interval carries:
- the pyk gene encoding pyruvate kinase, which produces MSAPATSRTGSNPKIRQRQTKVVATLGPASGTIDVIRDLVAAGADVFRLNFSHGAHEEHRARFDMLRQVETETGRPIAVMADLQGPKLRISTFAEGPVDLVEGQTFRLDLSTEPGDANRVGLPHPEIFAALKPDTDILLDDGRVRLHVVSCADDHAITTVVSGRALSNRKGVNVPDVVLPLSALTPKDRADLAFALDLGVDWVALSFVQRPEDLVEARNLIGDRAALLAKIEKPQAIDTLNAIIDLADGVMVARGDLGVEMRPEDVPTLQKRIIREARQAGKPVIVATQMLESMVTNPAPTRAEASDVATAVFDGADAVMLSAETAAGAYPVAAVSIMDSIAQRVEHDPLYRQIIEAQRLPFGPETSSDAITHAAKQIAGALDAKAIITFTATGSTTLRVTRERPGVPVLCVTPNLIKTRKLMLAYGVLVIPSQLFRRFQDKVNSGVALARELGIATFGDTLVVTAGEGVPGSTNLLRIVTVGEASF
- a CDS encoding formate/nitrite transporter family protein, encoding MADNAPGQANTILGLDAYAPAEIQDKVEKLGIKKARMPALASAALAVVAGGSIGLGALFFGIVLADPTLGFAAQRLLGGLVFTLGLALVMIGGAELFTGNCLIVMAWANRQLATREVLRNWAIIWLGNLVGALGLVFLVYMAHTAALNNDGFGNGMIKLAVGKVAPDAVTIFFKGVLCNILVCLAVWLSYAGRSVTDKLFGMVLPVTAFIAAGFEHCVANMFILPYAWILVQTGHAPEGVDVSVLTLTAIVHNIIPATLGNIVGGGAFVGGIYWLVYRKALGGLTPLSATEPRKAQGRSARNG